The genomic stretch TGGCCGTCACCGGGCCGCATGCGACGAACGAGGTGATGGACGCGGTGCACCTGCACGTGCCGAAGCCGCATGACCCGTTCATCGATCTGGTGCCGGCGGCAGGCGTCAAGCTGACCCCCCGGCACTACGCCTACCTGAAGATCAGCGAAGGTTGCAACCACCGCTGTTCGTTCTGCATCATTCCCAGCATGCGCGGCGATCTGGTGTCGCGGCCGATCGGCGATGTGCTGGGCGAGGCGCAGCGGCTGTTCGAATCGGGCGTCAAGGAACTGCTGGTGATCAGCCAGGACACCAGCGCCTACGGTGTCGACGTCAAGTACCGCACCGGGTTCTGGGACGGCAAACCGGTCAAGACGCGGATGCTGGACATGGTGCAGGCGCTCGGCGAAATGGCAGAGCGGCACGGCGCCTGGGTGCGCTTGCATTACGTCTACCCGTATCCGCATGTCGACGACGTGGTGCCGCTGATGGCCGAAGGCAAGTTGTTGCCTTACCTGGACGTGCCGTTCCAGCATGCGCATCCCGATGTCCTGAAGCGCATGAAGCGCCCCGCCAACGGCGAGAAAAACCTGGAGCGCATCCTGCGCTGGCGCGAGCTGTGCCCGGAAATCGTCATCCGCAGCACCTTCATTGCCGGCTTCCCGGGCGAGACCGAGGCGGAGTTCGAATACCTGCTCGACTTTTTGCGCGAGGCCGAAATCGACCGCGCCGGTTGCTTCGCCTACTCGCCGGTCGAAGGCGCGAGTGCCAACGAACTGGCCGGCGCCTTGCCCGACGAAGTACGCCAGGAACGGCAGGCGCGGTTCATGGCCGTCGCCGAGGAAGTCTCGATCCAGAAACTCAAGCGCCGGGTCGGCGCGACCATGCAGGTGCTGGTCGATTCGGCCCCGGCGCTGGGCCGCAAGGGTGGCGTGGGGCGCAGCTATGCCGACGCGCCCGAGATCGACGGCACCGTGAAGCTGTTGCCGCCCGAAAAAGCCTCCAAGACGCTCAAGGTCGGCGAGTTCACGCGCGCGCGCATCGTCGGCGTGCAGGGCCACGACCTGATCGGCATGCCGATCTGAGCGGCGCAACGGCGATGACGGAAAAAGCGGCAGAACCGCCGGTGTCCAGCACCGCGCTGATCCACCATGCCTACCAGCCGCCCGCAGGCTTCGAGGGGCTGGCGCCGGGAGTCTACAAGGCTTCCACGGTCGTGTTCCCCAACGTGGCTGCGCTGCGCGCGCGCAACTGGCGGGAGAAGACCGGCTACACCTACGGGCTGCACGGTACCCCCACCACGTTCACGCTGGAGGAGCGCATCGCGACGCTCGAGGGGGGCCGCCAGACCTTGCTGGCGCCGAGCGGCCTGGCCGCCATCGCGCTGGTCAACGCCGCCTTGCTGCGCCAGGGCGACGAAGTGCTGATACCGGACAACGCCTACGGCCCCAACAAGGAGCTGGCCCGCCACGAGCTCGAAGCTTGGGGTGTGCGTCACCGGTTCTACGACCCGATGGACGCCGGCGCCTTCGCGGCGCTGATCGGTCCTCACACCCGCCTGGCCTGGCTCGAAGCGCCCGGCTCGGTGACGATGGAGTTCCCCGACCTGGTCGGCTTGGTGCGCGCCTGCCGCGAGCGGGGCGTGACCGTGGCGTTGGACAACACCTGGGGCGCCGGCCTCGCGTTCAATCCGTTCGCCTTGGGCGCCGCCGGCCCCGCGCCGTCGGGTGTCGACATCTCGGTTCACGCACTCACCAAATACCCCTCGGGGGGCGGTGACGTGCTGATGGGCGCCGTCACCACCGTCGACGAAGCCTTGCATCTGAAGCTGAAGTTTGCGCACATGCGCCTGGGTTTGGGCGTCGGCGCCAACGACGTCGAACTGGTGCTGCGCGGCCTGCCGACGCTCGCGCTGCGCTACCAGGCGCACGACGCGGCGGCTCGGCAGGTGGCCGACTTCCTGCGCCAGCGGCCCGAGGTGACGCAGCTGCTGCACCCGGCTTTCCCCGAGTCCCCCGGCCACACGCATTGGGCGCGCCTGTGCCACGGTGCTGCAGGGCTGTTCTCGGTCGTCTTCGACGAGCGTTTTGCGCCGGCCCGCGTCGACGCCTTCGTCGACGCGCTCAAATTGTTCCGCATCGGCTATTCGTGGGGCGGCCCGGTCAGCCTGGCCGTGCCCTACGACGTCCCGGCCATGCGCAGCGCCACCCGGTGGCCGTGGCGCGGCACCCTGGTGCGGTTCTCGATCGGCCTGGAACGGCCGGATGACTTGATCGAAGACCTGCGCGCCGCGCTCGACGCGCTACACGGCTGAGAAGGAGGAGGAGCAGGGCGCGTCCTCAGCCCTCGCTCTTCGGGCCCGACGACACCTTGTGCCGCATCAAACGGCCCTTTTCGCGCTCCCAGTCGCGCTTCTTCTCGGTTTCGCGCTTGTCGTGCTGCTGCTTGCCCTTGGCCAGCGCAATCTCGGCCTTGACCAGGCCGGCCTTGTAATGCAGGTCGAGCGGCACCAGCGTGTAGCCCTTTTGCTCGACCTTGCCGATCAGGCGGCGGATCTGATCCTTGTGCATCAGCAGCTTCTTGGTCCGGTCGGCCTCGGGCTTCACATGGGTCGACGCCGAGCGCAACGCGTTGATGCGGCAGCCGATCAGGTACAGCTCGCCGTCGCGCACCACCACATAGCCGTCGGTCAGTTGCACCTGGCCCGAGCGGATCGCCTTGACCTCCCAGCCTTCGAGCACGACACCGGTCTCGAAGCGCTCCTCGATCAGGTAGTCGAACCGGGCTTTCCTGTTTTCAGCAATGGACATGGGTCAGAAGTTGGGGGGTTGGGTCTAGGGCCGGCTGGTTGACACTCATAGCCCGCACGCGGGCTATTAGAACCCATCTCGAAATCGCTTGAGCAGCCAGCCCCGTGATGCAGGCAAGCTGCGCGCTGACGAGGACCTGGCCGCGGCGGTACTCCCACCGGACGAGCGCTTGGCGCTTCCACAGCAACCCTGCCGGGTTCAGCCGGCGACGAGCTCGGGCACGCTGGCTGCTGCTGCGTCTGCAGAGAGCTGGGCGACCGCCCTTTTGGGGAAACCCGAGGTCACGTCGCGATAGATGCCACGTTCGCTGTACGACCCGTCCTCGACGTCGAGCGCCACCACCGAATTGCGTCGGCTGCCCTATCACGTGGGCCGGCCCCTGACACGGCACACGCGGGGAACAGGTGCGCTGCCACTCATTCTGCCGGTGCCGCGGTGAGGGCCACCTTGCCTCTCTCCACCGTTCCGCTACCCATCTTCCGACCCTTGGGGATGTGTGTCCCCGTACAGCAGTGCTCACGCACCTTGGCGCCTGGCGGGTCGCACCGCGTCCCTGGTCCGCTCCGCAACCTCCGAGGATCCTCTCCATGAAACCGTTCATCCCAAAGCCTTGGCATGTCGTCGGGCTGATGGCCGTCAGCACGGGACTGGTTCTCAGCTTCTGGCAGGACAAAAGCGTCGCCGATCGGTTACTGCCGCACGGTTACTGCTTCACTTGGAGCCCCACGCTGCTCAGCATGCATGTGATCAGCGACGCGGTGATCGGGCTGGCCTACGTGACGATCCCGCTGACCCTGATGCACCTGGTGCGCCGACGAGGAGACCTGCCCTTCAACTGGATGTTCCTGCTGTTCGCGTTGTTCATCGTGAGCTGCGGTACCACTCATTTCATGGAGGTGTGGACGGTGTGGCGGCCGAACTACTGGTTGTCCGGCAGCGTGAAAGTGGTCACCGCGGCCGCGTCCGTGCTCACTGCGTTCGCGCTCATCCGGTTGGTGCCACAAGCCTTGGGTCTCCCGTCGGTGCATCACCTGAAGGAAGCGATGGCCGCGCTAGAGGACGAGGCCACCCGCCGCGAGCAGATGCTGGCAGAGGCCGAGCGGCTGCGCGTGGCCGCCGAAGCGGCGAGCCGCGCCAAGTCTGACTTTCTGGCAACGATGAGCCATGAGATCCGCACGCCGATGAACGGCATCCTGGGCACTGCCGACTTGCTCGTGCGGGCGCCGCTGGGCGAACGCGAGCGCGCCCTCGCCGAAACGCTGCTGCGTTCGAGCCGGTCGCTGCTCGGCATCCTCAACGACATCCTCGATCTGTCCAAGATCGAGGCCAACGAGCTGCATGTGGGCGCGGAAGCGTTCGACCCCCGGCACTTGCTGGAGGAAGTCCGCGACCTGTTTCTGAGCTATGCCGGCAGCAAAGGCCTGGAGCTCACAATCGACATCGACCCCGGGGTGCCGCACGGTGTGATCGGCGACCCCGACCGTGTGCGGCAAGTGTTGAGCAACTTGGTCAGCAATGCCGTCAAGTTCGCGTCCACCGGCACCGTCCATCTGCGCCTGACGGCCCGCTTCGGCAGCGGCGAGGGAGTCAGCGAGCCGCCCACGCTGCGCTTCCAGGTCGACGATCCAGGTCCGGGGATTCCACCTGAAGCCCGGGAGCGCCTGTTCCAGCCCTTCCGCCAACTGGACAGCTCGATTGCCCGGCGTCATGGCGGCACAGGCTTGGGGCTCGCCATTTCTCAACGTCTCGTGCAACTGATGGGCGGCAGCATCGATTTCTGCAGCACCCCGGGCGAAGGCACGAGTTTCTGGTTCGAGTTGCCGACGCCCCTTGCCCAGGCTGTGCCGGTGCCTGGCCCGCGGCAGGAGCCCCCGGAACTGCGCTTTGCGCACAGCGGTGCCGCTCCGCTCGTGCCAGCCGACCCGTTACAGCCTCTGCCCGAAGTCGGGGCACCGCGCATCTTGGTCGTCGAAGACAACCCGGTGAATGGACTTGTGCTCGAGGCGCAGCTGGCCGGGCTGGGTTGCGCTTGCGACGTTGCGACCGACGGAGAGGAGGCCCTGCGTCGCCTCGAGGCCGACGGGTACGACCTGGTGCTGATGGACTGCATGTTGCCGGGCCTGTCGGGCTACGAGGTGTGCCAACGCTGGCGCACCATCGAGCGGGAGCGCGGGCGGGGCCGTGTACCGATCATTGCGCTCACCGCCAATGCGCTTGCAAGCAACGCCGAGGAGGCACGTGCCGCCGGCATGGATGACTTTCTGACAAAACCCTGTACGGTGGACAAACTCGGGCGGACCGTGCGGCGTTGGCTGCTCGGCGAGGGCGGGAACACATTGCGACGGTCGAAGCTGTAGCGCCGCTGGGCTGAACCCGGCTGGCCCGGGCTGCAGTGGCAGCCCCGAGGGCTCGTACGGGCTTCGTGCAGTTGGCCTGCCTCACGACACTGCGCAGGCGATTTCGCGATACGTTCCTGTGCGGACAGGCCCTCACTACAATCCGTGCATTCTATGAAGCACGTCAAGAAGTCCGTCCTGCTCTGGTACTCCGCGCAGGAAATGTACGAGCTGGTCACCCGGGTCAGCGACTATCCCAAGTTCCTGCCCTGGTGCGAGAAGGCGGAAGTGCTGGCGGAGGCCGACCACGAGATGACGGCCCGGCTCACGCTCGCCTATGCCGGCATGCGCCACGCGTTCACCACCCGCAACACGCACGATCCCGGGCGCAGTGTGGTGGTGACGCTGGTCGACGGCCCATTCTCGCTGCTGGAGGGCAATTGGCGTTTCAACGGCCTGAGCGGCGGCGCTTCGGGGCCGCCCGCATGCAAGGTCGAGCTCGACCTGCGCTACGCCTTCTCCAGCGGCGCGCTGCAAGCGCTCGTCAGCCCGGTGTTCGACCGCATCGCCAACACCCTGGTCGACTCCTTCGTGCGTCGCGCCGAGCAAGTCTATGGCCCCCGATGAGGGTTCGGGCGACCGGTGCCGCGTCGAGGTGGTCTACAGCCCCGCGCCCGGTGAGATCGACAGCGTCAACCTCACGCTCGCGCCAGGCGCCACCGTGTTGCACGCGCTGCGCGCCAGCGGTGTCCTGGCGCGGCACCCGGAGATCGACCTCGCGCAACCACGGGTGGGTGTGTGGGGGCGTCTGAAGGGCTTGAGCGACCCCCTGCGCGACCGCGACCGTGTCGAGGTCTACCGGCCCCTGAAAGTCGATCCGAAAGAGGCGCGGCGCTTGCGCTATCGCGGCCACCGCGAGCGCAAGGCCGGGACGAGGACGCAGGGCAGCTGAAAGAAGCTGCCTCCACGCCGCCGGAGCGCGGGTCTACCGACGACTACTTGCAGTCGCTCGCAATGACCTGCTTCGCGCGTTCGACTTCCTTGGCGCGGGCCGCGTCGTCGAGGATTTCGCGCTCGCCCTTTTCATTGGTGCGGGCGATGCGGATGCCGCTGTCCAGCGTCTGCTGGTAGTTCTTGGCACGCGTGCAGTTCTCGGCACGTGCCTTGGCGAGGCGCTCTTCCTCGGCCTTGGCCTTGGCTTCTTGCTCCTGCGCTTCCTTCTTGCGCCGCTCTTCCAGTTCCTTGTCGACGCCCGGCGCGGCCGGCTTGGCCACCGGGGCCGCGGGCGCGGAGGCTTCGGTCGCTGGTACGGGCGGCGTCGCCTTGCGTGCGCCGGCCGGTCGCTGCAGCACGTCTTTGTCGGTCACTGAAGCCGGTGGCGGGCGGTCGCTGTACTGAACCTTGCCGCTGGCGTCGCGCCACTTCCATTGAGCCGCCGCGGGCAGGCTGGCGGCGAGGCCGAGCGTCATGCCGACGACGGCGGTCAGCACGCGAAGCGAGACGTTTTTCATGCGGGGCAGTGTAGCGGCCGGGGCAGGGCCGACCAAGGCCCGCCGGGCTGCCGGGCACGTCCTGTGTGACCAATGCCACGCTTGGCGCCGCCAAGGCAGCGCGGGGCCCGGCTGCACGCGATGCCCCCACATCCGTATAATTCGCTTTTGCGTCTGGAGCTTTCTCATGCGCCTGCTCGGTAAAGCGCTCACCTTCGACGACGTTCTGTTGGTGCCGGCTTTCTCCCAAGTGTTGCCCCGCGACACGTCTCTTGCGACCCGCCTTTCCCGCAATATCACGCTGAACCTGCCACTCGTGTCCGCCGCGATGGACACGGTGACCGAGGCGCGCCTTGCGATCGCGATCGCCCAGGAAGGCGGCATCGGCATCGTCCACAAGAACCTGAGCGCCAAGCTGCAGGCGGCCGAGGTGGCCAAGGTCAAGCGTTACGAGTCGGGCGTGCTGCGCGACCCGATCACCATCCCGCCCACGCTCAGCGTGCGCCAGGTCATGGAGCTGTCGCGCCAGCATGGCGTGTCGGGCTTCCCGGTGCTCGAGGGCAAGACCGTGGTGGGCATCGTCACCGGCCGTGACCTGCGTTTCGAGACCCGCCTCGACGTGCCGGTGCGCGACATCATGACGCCGCGTGAGCGGCTCGTCACCGTCAGCGAAACCGCCTCGCTCGCCGAGGGCAAGGCCCTGATGCACAAGCACAAGCTCGAGCGCGTGCTGGTGGTCAACGAAGCCTTCGAGTTGCGCGGCCTGATGACCGTCAAGGACATCACCAAGCAGACCACCTTCCCGAACGCCGCCCGCGACTCGCACGGCAAGCTGCGCGTCGGCGCCGCGGTCGGTGTGGGCGAGGGCACCGAAGAGCGCGTCGAACTGCTGGTCAAGGCCGGTGTCGACGCGATCGTGGTCGACACCGCGCACGGCCACAGCAAGGGCGTGCTCGACCGGGTGCGCTGGGTCAAGCAGAACTTCCCCGACGTCGACGTCATCGGCGGCAACATCGCCACCGGTGCCGCCGCGCTGGCGCTGGTCGAGCATGGTGCCGACGCCGTCAAGGTCGGCATCGGCCCCGGCTCCATCTGCACCACCCGCATCGTCGCCGGTGTCGGCGTGCCGCAGATCACTGCGATCGACAATGTCGCCACCGCGCTCAAAGGCTCCGGCGTGCCCCTGATCGCCGACGGCGGCATCCGCTATTCGGGCGACATCGCCAAGGCCATCGCGGCCGGTGCCAGCACCGTGATGATGGGCGGCATGTTCGCCGGCACCGAAGAGGCGCCCGGCGAGGTCATCCTCTACCAGGGACGCAGCTACAAGAGCTACCGGGGCATGGGCTCGATCGGCGCGATGAAGGCCGGTTCGGCCGACCGCTACTTCCAAGAGAACGACGAAGCCGTCAACCCCAACGCCGACAAGTTCGTGCCCGAGGGCATCGAGGGCCGCGTGCCCTACAAGGGCTCGGTGGTCGCCATCCTGTACCAGATGGCCGGCGGCCTGCGCGCCTCGATGGGCTATTGCGGCTGTGCCGGCATCGAAGAGATGCGCAACCGGGCCGAGTTCGTCGAAATCACCGCGGCCGGCATCCGCGAGAGCCACGTCCACGACGTGCAGATCACCAAGGAAGCGCCCAACTATCGCGTCGAATGAGCGCGCGCTTGCGCGAGCTGCAGGCAGCACCGGGTGCTGCCTTTTCCTTTTCTTGAACAGGCCCCGACCGTGCACGACAAGATCCTCATCCTCGACTTCGGCTCCCAGGTCACGCAGCTGATCGCACGGCGCGTGCGCGAAGCGCATGTCTATTGCGAGATCCATCCCAACGACGTCTCCGACGACTTCGTGCGCCAGTTCGCACCCAAGGGCATCATCCTGTCGGGCAGCCACGGCAGCACCTACGAGGCGCACGACCTGCGCGCCCCGCAAGCGGTGTTCGAGCTGGGCGTGCCGGTGTTCGGCATCTGCTACGGCATGCAGACCATGGCCAACCAGCTGGGCGGCAAGGTCGAGTGGAGCGACCACCGCGAGTTCGGCTATGCCGAGGTGCGGGCCCACGGCCACACCAAGCTGCTCGAAGCCATCGAGGACTTCTCGACCGCCGAGGGCCACGGCATGCTCAAGGTCTGGATGAGCCACGGCGACAAGGTCACCGGCCTGCCGCCCGGCTTCAAGCGCATGGCCTCAACGCCGTCGTGCGAGATCGCCGGCATGGCCGACGAAGACCGGCGCTTCTATGCGGTGCAGTTCCACCCCGAGGTCACGCACACCCTCAAGGGCCGCGACATGCTCAACCGCTTCGTGCTGCAGATCTGCGGCGCCAAGCCCGATTGGGTGATGGGCGACTACATCGCCGAGGCGGTCGAGCGCATCCGCCAGCAGGTCGGTGACGAAGAGGTCATCCTGGGCCTGTCGGGCGGTGTCGATTCGAGCGTCGCCGCTGCGCTGATCCACCGCGCCATCGGCGACCAGCTCACCTGCGTGTTCGTCGACCATGGCCTGCTGCGCCTGAACGAAGGCCACATGGTGATGGAGATGTTCGCCCGCAACCTCGGCGTCAAGGTCGTGCATGTCGACGCGAGCGAGCAGTTCATGGGCCATCTGCAGGGCGTGACCGACCCCGAGGCCAAGCGCAAGATCATCGGCCGCGAGTTCGTCGAGGTGTTCCAGGCCGAGGCCAAGAAGCTGACCAACGCGAAGTGGCTGGCGCAGGGCACCATCTACCCCGACGTCATCGAGTCGGCCGGCGGCAAGACCAAGAAGGCCACCACGATCAAGAGCCACCACAACGTCGGCGGCTTGCCCGAGACGCTGGGCCTGAAGCTGCTCGAGCCGCTGCGCGAGCTGTTCAAGGACGAGGTGCGCGAGCTGGGCGTCGCGCTCGGCCTGCCGCACGAGATGGTCTACCGCCACCCGTTCCCCGGCCCCGGTCTCGGCGTGCGCATCCTCGGCGAGGTCAAGCGCGAGTATGCCGAGCTGCTGCGCCGCGCCGATGCGATCTTCATCGAAGAGCTGCGCGCCACCGTCGACGGGCCCAGCGGCAAGAGCTGGTACGACCTGACCAGCCAGGCCTTTGCGGTGTTTTTGCCGGTCAAGAGCGTTGGCGTGATGGGCGACGGCCGCACCTACGACTATGTCGTCGCGCTGCGCGCTGTCCAGACCAGCGACTTCATGACGGCCGACTGGGCCGAGCTGCCGTACAGCCTGCTCAAGCGCGTCTCCGGCCGCATCATCAACGAGGTGCGTGGCATCAACCGCGTCACCTACGACGTGTCGTCCAAGCCGCCTGCCACCATTGAATGGGAGTAAGGCCGGCGTCGTCCCGCCGACTTCCGGCGGGGCGGCGGCGACCGGTGGTCTCGGCGCTGCTGTAGCGCCGTGCTACAACATCTGCTCGGTCCTTGTTTGTCATCGAAAGCTTCGCATGCGTGCCTTGTTCAGTCTCGTGATGCTCGTCGCGCTCGTGATCGTGGTCGCCGTGGCGGCCAAGCGGCAGCTGGCCTCGGGCCCGCTGGCCGAGTTGCCCCAGCTGGAGGTGGCGCCGGCCGCCGCCGCGGCTGCCGCAGCCTCCCTGAAGGGGCCGTCCCCGGAACAGATCGAGCAGTTGCGTGACGCTGTCGACCAGGCGACGCAGCAGCGCATGGGCGCCCTCGACGCGGCCGTCGACGGCAAGTAAAGGCTAGTCCAATGAAACCGGAGATCGCGCCGGCCGACGAATACGCGATGCGCATCGCGCTCGACCAGGCGCAAAACGCCTGGCTGGTCGGCGAAGTGCCGGTGGGGGCGGTGATCATGCGCCAAGGCACGGTGATCGCCACTGGCTACAACCGCCCCATCACCGAACACGACCCCACCGCGCATGCCGAAATCGTCGCCTTGCGGCATGCGGCACAGCTGCTGGGCAACTACCGCTTGCCCGAGTGCGAGCTGTACGTGACGCTGGAGCCCTGCGCGATGTGCGCGATGGCGTTGATGCACGCCCGCTTCAAACGTGTGGTGTTCGGCGCGCTCGACCCCAAGACCGGCGCCGCCGGCTCGGTCGTCGACCTGTTCGCGCAGCGCCAGCTCAACCACCATACGCAGGTCATCGGCGGCGTGCTGGCCGACGCCTGCGGCGACATGCTGCGGCGCTTCTTCGCGGAGCGTCGTGCGCTGCACAAGACACGGCGCGCGCCGGCCACCCCGGCCGTCTTCGATGACGCCGCGGCGCCGCCCGACGAGCCCATCCCCACCGGCGATGCGAGTGAACTGACCGACCCGGAGAACTACTCTTGACCGTTCCAGCCCCCGTCCACACCCACGCTCACGACGACCACGAGTGTGGCCACGGCTGCCAGCACGACCACGACGGCCCCTTGTCGCTCACCGTTTTCTCGGCCGCCGGTGTCATCGCCAAGGCAGCCACGCTGCGGCTCGCCGTCAAGCGCCTGCGGGCCCACGGCTTCGACACGCAACTGGACGACAGCGCGCTGGCCAAGTCGCAGCGTTTTGCCGGCGACGATGCCACCCGCCTGGCGGCGTTGCACCGCGTCGCCGCGAGCGGCGTCTCGATCGCGATGTCCTCGCGCGGCGGCTACGGCTTCACCCGGCTGTTGGACGGCGTCGACTATGCTGCGCTGCAGCGCAGCATCGAGGCCGGCACCCGCTGGGTCGGCCACAGTGATTTCACGGCGCTGCAACTCGCCTTGTTGGCGCACAGCAAAGGCGCTGTCACCTATGCCGGCCCGATGGCCAACTACGATTTCGGCGGCGAAAGCGTCGACGAGGTCACCGAAGCCTGCTTTGTCGAAGCGATGCGCGGCGAACTCGAGGCGGTCGGGTTCAAGACCGAGGCCGGTTTCGACGGCCTCGACCTGAAGGGCACCTTGTGGGGCGGCAACCTCTGGATGGTCTGCTCGCTGCTCGGCACCCGGCACATGCCGCGCATCAAGGGCGGCATCCTGTTCGTCGAGGACGTCAACGAGCATCCCTACCGGGTGGAGCGCAACCTGCTGCACTTGCACCAGGCCGGTGTGCTCGATGCCCAGAAAGCCATCGTGCTCGGCCGTTTTACCGATTACAAACCTTCGCCGCTCGACCGCGGCTACACGCTCAAGACCGTCGTCGACTATTTGCGCAGCGTGACAAGCACGCCCATCCTGACGGGGCTGCCGTTCGGCCATGTGCCGACCAAGGTGACGCTGCCGGTGGGCGCCAAGGTGCAACTCGTCGTGCAGGGGCGGGACGTCTTGATGGCCTGGTAGGGAAGTTGCATGGCCGGGCGGCGGCGGGGCTTTATCATGCCCCGCGTTCAGGAGGATGCCGATGCCATCTTGTTGTTGTCCCGGACTGTCCGACCCGCGCGCCGCGATGTGGCTCCGGCGCCTCACCCCGCGATGGCTGTGGTGGATCGTTTTCGCCGTGCTGGCCCTGACCGTGCTGGCGGGCTGCAACAACAGCCCGCAGCCGATCGGCAGCGCCGAGACCAACACCTTGTTCTCGGCCTTCACCGAACGTTCGCCGCGCTACCTCGACCCGACCGCGTCCTATTCCAACAACGAGACGCCCTACACCTACCAGATCTATGAGCCGCTCTACGGGTACCACTACCTGAAGCGGCCCTACGAGCTGATCCCCAAGACCGCAGCGGCCCTCGTCACGCCGCGCTACCTCGACCGCAACGGCCAGCCCTTGCCCGACAACGCGCCGGGCGAGCAGGTGGCCGAGAGCATCTACGACATTCCCCTCAAGCGCGGCGTCAAATATGCGCCGCACCCCGCCTTCGCCAAGGACGAGCAGGGCCGCTACCTCTACCATGCCCTGCAGCGTGAAGACGTGGCCGACAAGCGCTCGCCGTGGGACTTCGAGCAGCAGGGCACGCGCGAGCTGGTGGCCGACGATTTCGTCTATGCGCTGAAGCGGCACGCGACCACGCGCATCCAGGCGCCCGTGTTCGGCATCTTTTCCGAACATGTGATCGGCCTGAAGGAGTACGGCGAACTGATCCGCACCGAGGATGCGAAGCTGCGCCAAGGGCTCGACCCCGCCAGCCTCGACCTGCCGTTCCTCGACTTCCGCAAGTACCCGCTGGCCGGTGCCGAGGCGCCCGACCCCTACACCTTTCGGGTGCGCTTGAAGGGCAAGTACCCGCAGTGGAAGTACTGGCTGGCAATGGTCTTCATGGCCCCGGTGCCCTGGGAGGCCGACCGCTTCTACGCGCAGCCCGGCATGGCCGCGCAAGGCTTGACGCTCAATGTCTGGCCGGTCGGCACCGGCCCCTACATGATGGCCGAGTACGTGCAAGACCGACGCCACGTGCTCAAGCGCAATCCGCACTACCACGCCGACCCCTATCCCTGCGAAGGCCAGCCCAGCGACCGCGAGGCCGGCTTGCTCGCCGACTGCGGCAAGCCCATGCCCTTCATCGACACCCTGGTGTTCTCGCTCGAGAAAGAGGGCGTGCCGCTGAAGGCCAAGTTCCGCCAGGGCCATTACGACGTGCCCGAGATCGAGCGGCCCGAGTACGGCATCGAGTTCGCGCTCGAGAAGCAGGACTCGCCGGCGGTCGAGCGCGAGTACACCGAGAAGGGCTTCAAGCTGCCGCGCACGGTCGACATGACCAACTGGTACATCGGCTTCAACTGGCTCGACCCGGTGGTGGGCAAGGGCGACACGCCCGAGCAAGCGCAGCGCAACCGCAAACTGCGCCACGCCTTGTCGATCGCGCTCGACTGGGAGGAGTACGCGCGCGTGTTTCCCCGCAAGGGTGGCGAAACGGCGATGTCGCCGCTGCCGGCGGGCTTGTTCGGCTCGCGCCACGGCACGCCGGCCGGCATCAACCCGGTGACCCACGAGCTGGTGAACGGACAGCCGGTGCGGCGCGCGCTCGCGCAGGCGAAGCAGCTGCTGGCCGAGGCCGGCTATCCGAACGGGCGCGATGCCAAGACCGGGCGGCCGCTGGTGCTGTACTACGACTACCAGCGGGTGCCGACGCCGGAGCTGAAGTCCGAGATCGACTGGGT from Caldimonas brevitalea encodes the following:
- the rimO gene encoding 30S ribosomal protein S12 methylthiotransferase RimO; amino-acid sequence: MTQDTATAVLPPTTAAPKIGFVSLGCPKALTDSELILTQLRAEGYDTSKTFQGADLVIVNTCGFIDDAVKESLDTIGEALAENGKVIVTGCLGAKAGEGGGNLVQQVHPKVLAVTGPHATNEVMDAVHLHVPKPHDPFIDLVPAAGVKLTPRHYAYLKISEGCNHRCSFCIIPSMRGDLVSRPIGDVLGEAQRLFESGVKELLVISQDTSAYGVDVKYRTGFWDGKPVKTRMLDMVQALGEMAERHGAWVRLHYVYPYPHVDDVVPLMAEGKLLPYLDVPFQHAHPDVLKRMKRPANGEKNLERILRWRELCPEIVIRSTFIAGFPGETEAEFEYLLDFLREAEIDRAGCFAYSPVEGASANELAGALPDEVRQERQARFMAVAEEVSIQKLKRRVGATMQVLVDSAPALGRKGGVGRSYADAPEIDGTVKLLPPEKASKTLKVGEFTRARIVGVQGHDLIGMPI
- a CDS encoding cystathionine beta-lyase: MTEKAAEPPVSSTALIHHAYQPPAGFEGLAPGVYKASTVVFPNVAALRARNWREKTGYTYGLHGTPTTFTLEERIATLEGGRQTLLAPSGLAAIALVNAALLRQGDEVLIPDNAYGPNKELARHELEAWGVRHRFYDPMDAGAFAALIGPHTRLAWLEAPGSVTMEFPDLVGLVRACRERGVTVALDNTWGAGLAFNPFALGAAGPAPSGVDISVHALTKYPSGGGDVLMGAVTTVDEALHLKLKFAHMRLGLGVGANDVELVLRGLPTLALRYQAHDAAARQVADFLRQRPEVTQLLHPAFPESPGHTHWARLCHGAAGLFSVVFDERFAPARVDAFVDALKLFRIGYSWGGPVSLAVPYDVPAMRSATRWPWRGTLVRFSIGLERPDDLIEDLRAALDALHG
- the smpB gene encoding SsrA-binding protein SmpB, whose product is MSIAENRKARFDYLIEERFETGVVLEGWEVKAIRSGQVQLTDGYVVVRDGELYLIGCRINALRSASTHVKPEADRTKKLLMHKDQIRRLIGKVEQKGYTLVPLDLHYKAGLVKAEIALAKGKQQHDKRETEKKRDWEREKGRLMRHKVSSGPKSEG
- a CDS encoding ATP-binding protein, with protein sequence MKPFIPKPWHVVGLMAVSTGLVLSFWQDKSVADRLLPHGYCFTWSPTLLSMHVISDAVIGLAYVTIPLTLMHLVRRRGDLPFNWMFLLFALFIVSCGTTHFMEVWTVWRPNYWLSGSVKVVTAAASVLTAFALIRLVPQALGLPSVHHLKEAMAALEDEATRREQMLAEAERLRVAAEAASRAKSDFLATMSHEIRTPMNGILGTADLLVRAPLGERERALAETLLRSSRSLLGILNDILDLSKIEANELHVGAEAFDPRHLLEEVRDLFLSYAGSKGLELTIDIDPGVPHGVIGDPDRVRQVLSNLVSNAVKFASTGTVHLRLTARFGSGEGVSEPPTLRFQVDDPGPGIPPEARERLFQPFRQLDSSIARRHGGTGLGLAISQRLVQLMGGSIDFCSTPGEGTSFWFELPTPLAQAVPVPGPRQEPPELRFAHSGAAPLVPADPLQPLPEVGAPRILVVEDNPVNGLVLEAQLAGLGCACDVATDGEEALRRLEADGYDLVLMDCMLPGLSGYEVCQRWRTIERERGRGRVPIIALTANALASNAEEARAAGMDDFLTKPCTVDKLGRTVRRWLLGEGGNTLRRSKL
- a CDS encoding type II toxin-antitoxin system RatA family toxin: MKHVKKSVLLWYSAQEMYELVTRVSDYPKFLPWCEKAEVLAEADHEMTARLTLAYAGMRHAFTTRNTHDPGRSVVVTLVDGPFSLLEGNWRFNGLSGGASGPPACKVELDLRYAFSSGALQALVSPVFDRIANTLVDSFVRRAEQVYGPR
- a CDS encoding RnfH family protein codes for the protein MAPDEGSGDRCRVEVVYSPAPGEIDSVNLTLAPGATVLHALRASGVLARHPEIDLAQPRVGVWGRLKGLSDPLRDRDRVEVYRPLKVDPKEARRLRYRGHRERKAGTRTQGS
- a CDS encoding DUF4124 domain-containing protein; translated protein: MKNVSLRVLTAVVGMTLGLAASLPAAAQWKWRDASGKVQYSDRPPPASVTDKDVLQRPAGARKATPPVPATEASAPAAPVAKPAAPGVDKELEERRKKEAQEQEAKAKAEEERLAKARAENCTRAKNYQQTLDSGIRIARTNEKGEREILDDAARAKEVERAKQVIASDCK